The genomic interval CCGCAACAACGCGGGGATCCTCGGCGCGGCGTGGCTCGCCGCACAGCCCACCCAGAGGTGACGAATTATTTCGATTCGGTGAAATCTGGGGATTATCCCTCCCGCAAACCTTTATGTGTGCATTATGTTGGGCTGGCGCCTCCCGATCGGGAACGCGTGCACCATGAAGAAAGCAGTCTCATGCCCACTGGAACCGTGAAGTGGTTCAATGCCGAAAAGGGTTTCGGCTTCATCACCCCCGACGACGGCGCTCAGGACGTCTTCGCTCACTACTCGGCCATCGACTCGTCCGGCTACCGCAGCCTGGAAGAGGGTCAGCGGGTTGAGTTCGAGGTCGCTCAGGGTCAGAAGGGTCCTCAGGCAGCGAACATTCGCCCCGTCTGACACCCAGCCACATAC from Salinibacterium sp. ZJ70 carries:
- a CDS encoding cold-shock protein, encoding MPTGTVKWFNAEKGFGFITPDDGAQDVFAHYSAIDSSGYRSLEEGQRVEFEVAQGQKGPQAANIRPV